The window CTCGCCCAGCACCTCTCCCAGGGCCTGGCCGAGGCCTACCGCCGGATTGAGCGCCTCGCCACCCAGCGCCTCAAGAACCGCATGGCCGCGGCCCTCCTGGAGCTTTCGGAGACCCCCTTGGCCCACGAGGAGGAGGGCAAGGTGGTGCTCAAGGCCACCCACGACGAGCTGGCGGCCGCGGTGGGGAGCGTCCGGGAAACGGTGACCAAGGTCATCGGGGAGCTCGCCCGAGAAGGGTACATCCGCTCCGGGTACGGGAAGATCCAGCTTCTGGACCTCAAGGGGCTCAAGGAGCTCGCCGAAAGCCGGGGCCAGGGGCGCTAGGCCTTTTATAGACTGGAGGGGATGCGGCTCCGCCAGCGCCTCATCACCGGTCTCGTCACGCTGCTTCCCCTCATTGTCACCCTCTACCTCTTAGGGTGGGTCTACACCTATTCCGGGGCCTACATCCAGGCCTTCCTGCGGCTCTTCGGCCTCGAGGTGCCCCGGGCCTACCAGCCCCTCCTTCCCTTCGTGGGCCTCTTCCTCGCCGCGGTCCTGGTCTATTTGGTGGGGACCCTGGCGGAAAACTACCTGGGGAAGCGCCTCATCGTCTCCCTGGAGCGCTCCCTTCTCCTCCTCCCCATCGTCCGGGACATCTACAAGGCCGTCCAGCAGATCGCCCACACCCTCTTCGGCCACCAGGAGGTGAAGTTCAGCCGGGCGGCGGTGATCGAGTACCCGAGGCGGGGGGTTTACGCCCTCTGCTTCGTGGTGCAAAGCGTCGGGGGGAGGCTTCCCCCCTTGCCCGAGGGCTACACCGCCGTCCTCGTGCCCACAAGCCCGGTGCCCGCAAGCGGCATGGTGGTCCTGGTCCCCTCGGAGGAGGTCCTCCCCCTGGAGATCAGCGTGGAGGAGGCCCTCAAGTACGTGGTCTCCGCGGGCTTCCTCCTCCCGGAAAAACCCCAAGGCCCCTTAACCTCCCTCCCACAAAGGGCGGAGCGGCCGTCCTAGAATGAGGGCGTGAAGCGCCGCCTCGTCCTCCTCCTGGGGCTTTGCGGCCTGGCCCTCGCGGCCCTGCCGCCCCTCCTCGGCCAGGCCCTGCCCCCGGGGACGGAGCTCAGGCTCCTCTCCCCCGACCTCAAGACCCTCTTCGCCGCCTGGCGCCTCGAGGGGAACCGCCTCCTCCCCCTCTCCCCGCCCCTCGCCCCCCGCCCCGGGACGGAGGTGCGCCTCCTCCTCTCCGTGCCCGGGAAGAAGCCCCAGGTCCTCCCCGGCGTGGCGGCGGAGGGGGACGTGCTCCTCCTTTTGGGGAAGGAGCGGGTAAGCCTGGTCCGGCTCCTCCAAGAGGCCTACGGCGTGGCCCTTCCGGGGAGGCTTTGGCCATGAAGCGGATCCTCCTCATAGAGGACGACCCCGAGGTGGCCCGGCTCGTGGAGGCCGAGCTTAAGGAGGCCGGCTTCCAGGTGGACTGGGCCAAGACGGGGATGGAGGGGCTGATCCGGCACCGGGAGGGCAAGCCCGACCTCGTGGTCCTGGACCTCGGCCTCCCCGACCTGGACGGGGCGGAGGTGGCGCGAAGGATCCGGGCCACGGACGACACCCCCATCCTCGTCCTCACGGCCCAGGACGCGGTGGACCGCAAGGTGAGCCTCCTCACGGGCGGGGCCGACGACTACCTGGTGAAGCCCTTCCACCCGGCGGAGCTCCTGGCCCGCATCCAGGTGCAGCTTAGGCACAAGGAGGGGAGCGAGGTCCTCGCCGTGGGCCAGCTGGAGCTCTACCCCGGGAAGCGCCAGGTCTTCTTCCGGGAGCGGGAGGTCCGCCTCTCCCCCAAGGAGTTTGACCTCCTCCACCTCCTCATGAGCCGGCCCGGACGGGTCTTCCCCCGCCCCGAGATTGAGGAAAGGGTCTGGGGCAGGCCCTTGGGCAAGGACTCCAACGTCCTGGACGTTCACATGGCCAACCTCCGGGCCAAGCTCCGGGAGGCGGGGGCCTACGGGTACCTGCGCACGGTCCGGGGCGTGGGCTACGCCGTGCGGCCGGGAAGGAGGGAGGAGGAGGGCTAGGTGCTCTCCTTCCGCGCCCGGCTCTTCCTGGCCTTCGCCCTTTTGTGGCTCCTTTTCCTGGGCGGGGCCTGGTACCTGGCGGGACGCAGCGTGGACCAGGCCCTGAAAAGGCGCCTCGAGGCCACCCTCGCCCAGGACGCCCTCCGGGCGGCCGAGGCCTACCGGAAGGGCCAGGCGGGCGCCCTCCTCACCACGGGCGGGGTTTACCTGCACCTCTACGCCCAAGACGGCACCCCCCTCGCCCTCACCCGGCCCGACCACCGCCTCCCCCCAGAGAGGCTCCGCCGGGCGGGGCCCACCCCGGAGGTCCTCTGGGAAGAGGGCTTCGCCGCCGCCCTCGTGGCCACGCCCCTGGGCCTCCTCGTCCTCACCGCGGAGACGAGCCCCATTGAGGCCGCCCTCGAGGCCCTCCGGGAAGCCCTCCTCCGCGCCTTCCTCCTCCTCTTCCCCCTGGGCCTGGCTTTGGTCTACCTCACGGCCCGCCTCGCCGCCCGGCCCCTGGAGGCCGTGGCCCGGGAGATCACGCGCCGAAGCCCAGACCGCCTGGACCCCGTGCCCCACCGCCTGCCCAAGGACGAGTTCGGGCGCATGGTGGAGGCGGTGAACGCCCTGCTCCAGGCCCTGAAGGAGGCCAAGGAGCGGGAGCGGGCCTTCCTCGCCGAGGCCAGCCACGAGCTCAGGACCCCCCTCACCGTCCTCCTGGGCCACCTGGACCGCCTGGGGCGGAACCCCATGGACCTCGAGGCCCTCCGCACCGCCCGGGCCACCGCCGAGCGGATGCGCCGCCTGGTGGAGGACCTGCTGGCCCTGGCCCGGG of the Thermus thermophilus HB8 genome contains:
- the sdrP gene encoding Crp/Fnr family transcriptional regulator SdrP — protein: MTQVRETVSFKAGDVILYPGVPGPRDRAYRVLEGLVRLEAVDEEGNALTLRLVRPGGFFGEEALFGQERIYFAEAATDVRLEPLPENPDPELLKDLAQHLSQGLAEAYRRIERLATQRLKNRMAAALLELSETPLAHEEEGKVVLKATHDELAAAVGSVRETVTKVIGELAREGYIRSGYGKIQLLDLKGLKELAESRGQGR
- a CDS encoding DUF502 domain-containing protein, whose protein sequence is MRLRQRLITGLVTLLPLIVTLYLLGWVYTYSGAYIQAFLRLFGLEVPRAYQPLLPFVGLFLAAVLVYLVGTLAENYLGKRLIVSLERSLLLLPIVRDIYKAVQQIAHTLFGHQEVKFSRAAVIEYPRRGVYALCFVVQSVGGRLPPLPEGYTAVLVPTSPVPASGMVVLVPSEEVLPLEISVEEALKYVVSAGFLLPEKPQGPLTSLPQRAERPS
- a CDS encoding response regulator transcription factor yields the protein MKRILLIEDDPEVARLVEAELKEAGFQVDWAKTGMEGLIRHREGKPDLVVLDLGLPDLDGAEVARRIRATDDTPILVLTAQDAVDRKVSLLTGGADDYLVKPFHPAELLARIQVQLRHKEGSEVLAVGQLELYPGKRQVFFREREVRLSPKEFDLLHLLMSRPGRVFPRPEIEERVWGRPLGKDSNVLDVHMANLRAKLREAGAYGYLRTVRGVGYAVRPGRREEEG
- a CDS encoding sensor histidine kinase; the encoded protein is MLSFRARLFLAFALLWLLFLGGAWYLAGRSVDQALKRRLEATLAQDALRAAEAYRKGQAGALLTTGGVYLHLYAQDGTPLALTRPDHRLPPERLRRAGPTPEVLWEEGFAAALVATPLGLLVLTAETSPIEAALEALREALLRAFLLLFPLGLALVYLTARLAARPLEAVAREITRRSPDRLDPVPHRLPKDEFGRMVEAVNALLQALKEAKERERAFLAEASHELRTPLTVLLGHLDRLGRNPMDLEALRTARATAERMRRLVEDLLALARGEVERNLNLHIVDLGEVAREAALEYGVAAEAESAEVLGDPDRLLQLLRNLVANAVRAAGKEGVRVRVRREADHALLEVEDSGPGIPEDLLPRLFQRFARGPGGGTGLGLAIAHAIAKAHGGEIAVESRPGRTVFRVRLPLLEEEA